A genomic stretch from Candidatus Binatia bacterium includes:
- the sucB gene encoding dihydrolipoyllysine-residue succinyltransferase, producing TAPGSDQATAAAAPAAPAATAPRGGEERVPMTRLRQRIAERLVQAQHTAAILTTFNEVDMSAVMALRARHKARFAEVHQVNLGFMSFFARACIAALRDLPLVNAFIDGTDVVYQQHVHLGIAVGTERGLVVPVVHDAERMTFAEIEKEIERLAGLARQNKLGIEDLGGGTFTISNGGVYGSLLSTPILNPPQSAILGMHKIEKRPVVVNDEIVIRPMMYLALSYDHRLIDGEQAVTFLVRVKERLEEPVRLMLEV from the coding sequence GTACGGCGCCGGGCTCGGACCAGGCCACCGCGGCGGCGGCGCCGGCAGCGCCCGCGGCAACCGCACCGCGGGGCGGCGAAGAGCGCGTGCCCATGACCCGCCTGCGCCAGCGCATCGCCGAGCGATTGGTGCAGGCGCAACATACCGCGGCCATTCTCACCACCTTCAACGAAGTCGACATGTCGGCGGTGATGGCGCTGCGCGCCCGGCACAAGGCCCGCTTCGCCGAGGTGCACCAGGTCAACCTCGGATTCATGTCTTTCTTCGCGCGCGCCTGCATCGCTGCCCTGCGCGACCTGCCCCTGGTCAACGCTTTTATCGACGGCACCGACGTGGTCTACCAGCAGCACGTTCATCTCGGCATCGCCGTTGGAACCGAACGCGGACTCGTTGTGCCGGTGGTGCACGATGCTGAGCGCATGACGTTCGCCGAGATCGAGAAGGAGATCGAACGGCTCGCCGGTCTTGCCCGGCAAAACAAGCTCGGCATCGAGGACCTCGGCGGCGGCACGTTCACGATCTCCAACGGCGGTGTGTACGGGTCGCTGCTGTCTACGCCGATCCTGAATCCGCCGCAGAGCGCCATTCTCGGCATGCACAAGATCGAAAAGCGGCCCGTCGTCGTCAACGACGAGATAGTTATTCGGCCGATGATGTACCTGGCGCTGTCGTACGATCATCGCCTGATCGACGGCGAACAAGCGGTAACGTTTCTTGTCCGGGTCAAGGAGCGCCTCGAAGAGCCCGTGCGGCTCATGCTGGAAGTGTGA
- the lpdA gene encoding dihydrolipoyl dehydrogenase has translation MPDTQFDLIVVGSGPGGYVAALRAAQLGMRVVCVERYPSLGGTCLNVGCIPSKALLDSSEHFAFVRNGLAAHGIKTGGIELDLPAMMARKDKVVKGLTQGIAGLFKKNGVERVVGTGRLVDAHTVEVTGGNEARTLRGARIVIATGSAPIELPGLPFDGTHIVSSTEALALPRVPERLLVIGAGAIGLELGSVWNRLGARVKVVEFLDRIVPGFDLRMAEMLHKSLKKQGLAFQLETTARAATVTNGRVTVTLESRQGASSEEVADVVLVAVGRRPYSEGLGAREIGVQFDDRGRITVDAHYQTSVPGVYAIGDVIHGPMLAHKAEEEGVACVESIAGLAGHVNYDAVPNVVYTHPELAGVGLSEEQVQGQNLAYRTGMFPFLANGRARTMNETEGAVKILADAQTDRVLGVHVFGAHASDLIAEAAVAIEFGASAEDLARSVHAHPTLPEAMKEAALAVGKRALHV, from the coding sequence ATGCCCGACACCCAATTCGATTTGATCGTCGTCGGCTCCGGCCCGGGCGGCTATGTGGCGGCGCTGCGGGCCGCGCAGCTCGGCATGCGCGTCGTCTGCGTCGAGCGCTACCCGTCGCTCGGGGGGACGTGCCTGAACGTAGGCTGCATTCCCAGCAAGGCGCTGCTCGATTCCAGCGAGCATTTCGCGTTCGTGCGCAACGGGCTGGCGGCGCACGGGATCAAGACGGGGGGGATCGAGCTCGACCTGCCGGCGATGATGGCGCGCAAAGACAAGGTCGTAAAAGGCCTCACGCAGGGCATTGCCGGCCTGTTCAAGAAGAACGGGGTGGAACGCGTCGTCGGAACCGGCCGTCTGGTGGACGCGCACACGGTCGAGGTGACCGGCGGCAACGAGGCGCGCACACTGCGCGGCGCGCGGATCGTGATCGCGACCGGCAGCGCGCCGATCGAATTGCCCGGCCTGCCGTTCGACGGCACTCACATCGTATCGTCCACGGAGGCGCTGGCGCTGCCGCGGGTTCCGGAGCGCCTGCTGGTAATCGGCGCGGGCGCGATCGGCCTCGAGCTGGGGTCCGTGTGGAACCGCCTCGGGGCGCGCGTCAAGGTGGTCGAATTTCTCGATCGCATCGTTCCCGGGTTCGACCTGCGGATGGCGGAGATGCTGCACAAATCGCTCAAGAAGCAGGGTCTCGCCTTCCAGCTCGAAACGACGGCGCGCGCCGCGACGGTTACCAACGGCCGGGTGACGGTGACGCTGGAATCCAGGCAGGGAGCGAGCAGCGAGGAGGTCGCCGACGTGGTTCTGGTGGCGGTGGGACGCCGCCCTTACAGCGAGGGCCTTGGCGCGCGCGAGATCGGGGTGCAGTTCGACGACCGTGGTCGGATCACCGTCGACGCGCACTACCAGACCTCCGTGCCGGGTGTGTACGCGATCGGCGACGTGATTCACGGGCCGATGCTGGCGCACAAGGCCGAGGAGGAAGGCGTCGCCTGCGTCGAGTCGATCGCCGGTCTGGCCGGTCACGTGAACTACGATGCCGTACCGAACGTCGTGTACACGCATCCCGAGCTGGCCGGCGTCGGTCTGTCCGAAGAGCAGGTGCAGGGTCAGAACCTTGCCTACCGCACCGGCATGTTTCCGTTTCTCGCCAACGGCCGGGCGCGGACGATGAACGAGACCGAGGGTGCCGTGAAGATACTTGCCGACGCGCAAACCGATCGCGTGCTCGGCGTGCACGTATTCGGCGCCCACGCCTCGGACCTGATCGCCGAAGCCGCCGTGGCGATCGAATTCGGCGCCAGCGCCGAGGACCTCGCCCGCTCGGTCCACGCCCATCCGACGCTGCCGGAAGCAATGAAGGAAGCCGCGCTCGCGGTCGGCAAGCGCGCGCTGCATGTGTAG